The following proteins are co-located in the Spea bombifrons isolate aSpeBom1 chromosome 3, aSpeBom1.2.pri, whole genome shotgun sequence genome:
- the CDC5L gene encoding cell division cycle 5-like protein, translating to MPRIMIKGGVWRNTEDEILKAAVMKYGKNQWSRIASLLHRKSAKQCKARWYEWLDPSIKKTEWSREEEEKLLHLAKLMPTQWRTIAPIIGRTAAQCLEHYEYLLDKAAQRDNEEEAADDPRKLKPGEIDPNPETKPARPDPVDMDEDELEMLSEARARLANTQGKKAKRKAREKQLEEARRLAALQKRRELRAAGIEIQKKRKKKRGVDYNAEIPFEKKPAPGFYDTSEENYDALNADFRKLRQQDLDGELRSEKEAKERKKDKQNIKRKKESDLPSAILQTTGGASELTKKRSKLVLPSPQISDAELEEVVKIGQASEVARQTAEESGITNSASSTLLSEYTVANSSVALRTPKTPAAQDRILQEAQNLMALTNVDTPLKGGLNTPLHESDFSGVTPQRQLVQTPNTVISTPFRTPSQSSDGLTPRGAMTPKPVIGATPGRTPLRDKLNINPEDGSVDYNDPSYVKQLERESREQLRLGLMSLPDPKNDFEIVLPENAEQELEERDQEESYIEDAADVEARKQALRDAQRAKELKQRHKSVQKGLPRPSEVNETILRPANVETPLSDLQKSEELIKKEMITMLHYDGLHYPYGDIAAGKKGKGPGGTNAEHVAFLEQNPYLKISEEELKYAEDLLQQEMEVVKQGMGHGDLSLDSYNQVWEECYSQVLYLPGQGRYTRANLASKKDRIESLEKRLEINRGHMTAEAKRAAKMEKKMKILLGGYQSRAMGLIKQLNEIWDQYEQANLELRTFEELKNHEDVAIPRRIESLKEDVQRQEERERELQQRFAELVLEKERYESKY from the exons ATGCCGCGGATAATGATAAAAGGAGGGGTGTGGAGGAACACAGAG gATGAAATTCTCAAAGCGGCTGTTATGAAATATGGCAAAAACCAGTGGTCTCGTATTGCTTCCCTTCTACACAGAAAATCTGCCAAGCAGTGCAAAGCACGATG GTACGAGTGGCTGGACCCAAGCATCAAGAAAACGGAATGGTCAcgtgaagaagaggaaaaattACTGCACTTGGCCAAACTGATGCCAACTCAATGGAGAACAATAGCCCCTATTATAGGCAGAACAGCTGCCCAGTGCCTGGAACATTACGAGTATCTATT AGATAAAGCTGCGCAGCGAGATAATGAAGAGGAAGCGGCAGATGATCCAAGGAAACTGAAACCTGGGGAAATTGACCCAAATCCAGAAACCAAACCTGCCCGACCTGATCCTGTTGACATGGATGAAG ATGAGCTTGAGATGCTCTCCGAAGCCAGAGCCCGTCTTGCTAATACTCAAGGAAAGAAGGCCAAGAGGAAGGCCAGAGAAAAGCAGTTGGAAGAAGCGAG GCGACTTGCTGCTCTTCAGAAGAGGAGGGAGCTCAGAGCCGCAGGAATCGAGAtacaaaagaaaaggaaaaagaagcgTGGAGTAGACTACAACGCCGAAATTCCCTTCGAAAAGAAGCCGGCCCCAGGATTCTATGACACGTCCGAGGAAAACTATGACGCCTTAAATGCAGACTTCAGAAAACTTCGCCAGCAGGACTTGGATGGGGAATTAAGATC TGAGAAAGAAGCCAAAGAACGAAAGAAAGACAAGCAgaatattaaaaggaaaaaggagTCTGATCTGCCGTCGGCAATTCTTCAGACAACCGGTGGAGCGTCAGAATTAACTAAAAAGAGAAGCAAGTTGGTCCTCCCTTCGCCTCAG ATATCGGATGCAGAACTTGAAGAAGTTGTTAAGATCGGCCAAGCCAGTGAAGTTGCCCGACAGACAGCTGAGGAGTCTGGGATCACCAACTCTGCTTCTAGTACGCTGCTGTCTGAATACACTGTTGCCAACAGCAGCGTTGCCTTAAGGACCCCTAAAACACCAGCCGCGCAAGACCGGATCCTACAG GAagcacagaatttgatggcacttaCAAATGTGGACACACCATTAAAGGGTGGGCTAAATACCCCTCTACATGAGAGTGATTTCTCCGGAGTGACCCCACAGAGACAGCTCGTTCAGACCCCAAACACAGTAATTTCCACGCCTTTCAG AACTCCATCCCAGAGTTCAGATGGTTTGACCCCTCGTGGCGCCATGACACCTAAGCCAGTTATAGGAGCCACCCCAGGGAGAACTCCGCTGAGAGACAAACTGAACATTAACCCTGAAGATGGCTCTGTTGACTACAATGACCCATCTTACGTCAAACAGTTG GAAAGGGAGTCTCGTGAACAACTGCGCCTGGGATTAATGTCCCTTCCAGACCCCAAAAATGACTTTGAGATAGTCTTGCCTGAAAATGCGGAGCAAGAACTCGAGGAGCGCGACCAAGAGGAATCCTACATCGAAGATGCGGCAGATGTGGAAGCGCGCAAGCAG GCATTGAGGGATGCACAAAGGGCCAAGGAGCTGAAGCAGAGACACAAGTCGGTGCAGAAGGGCTTGCCAAGACCCTCTGAA GTAAACGAAACTATTCTGAGGCCTGCCAATGTCGAGACTCCGCTCAGCGACCTGCAGAAAAGCGAGGAGCTGATTAAAAAGGAGATGATCACAATGCTTCATTACGACGGTCTCCACTATCCATATGGAGACATTGCTgcaggaaagaaaggaaaaggcCCTGGAGGCACCAACGCAGAACACGTAGCTTTTTTGGAGCAAAATCCATATCTAAAGATTTCAGAAGAAGAGCTGAAATAT GCAGAGGACCTCCTTCAGCAGGAGATGGAGGTTGTGAAGCAAGGCATGGGGCATGGTGACCTCTCTCTCGATTCCTATAACCAGGTGTGGGAGGAGTGTTACAGTCAGGTCTTATACCTCCCCGGCCAGGGACGTTACACTCGCGCCAACTTGGCCAGTAAGAAGGACCGGATTGAATCCCTTGAGAAGAGGCTAGAG ATAAACAGAGGTCATATGACGGCCGAAGCCAAGAGGGCCGCGAAAAtggagaagaaaatgaagatcTTGCTTGGCGGTTACCAGTCGCGAGCGATGGGATTAATCAAGCAGCTGAACGAAATCTGGGATCAGTACGAACAAGCCAACCTGGAGCTACGGACCTTCGAGGAACTTAAGAATCATGAAGATGTGGCCATTCCCAGGCGGATAGAG TCTCTGAAAGAAGACGTCCAGCGGCAAGAAGAAAGAGAGCGCGAGCTGCAGCAGAGGTTTGCGGAGCTCGTGCTGGAGAAAGAACGCTACGAGTCCAAATATTAG